In the genome of Populus trichocarpa isolate Nisqually-1 chromosome 10, P.trichocarpa_v4.1, whole genome shotgun sequence, the window tcaagatttgtgctttgcaagaaaacaaatttgagcATGTATTGCAAAATGATATTTggtgatttaatattttaaagagtaTCTTTGATTTGTCTTCAAAGTGTTGTTGGATAACTCTTATGAGATGTTTAGAATTGATTCAATATTTCGTTCTTTATAGACTTCGAGCGTAGATGAATgaagtttaaaagtttttttagaaaGTTTTCTTGCTTAAAGTgcttgttttaaagaaaattttgtgtcttcaataatttttcttcGTATTTTTTATAGGTTGAGGCTctttatttatagagttttgTATAagctcttatatttttttttttccaatgtcacatgatatgattttattggttgatatttatttataaaatcttgtatttataataagatatctttaatatttcatCTCAAGTGTTAACTTTTTAttgaccaaaaaatatataaatactcATTTATTATTCATGTCTTTTATTTCACTTATATTTTATCAgttcatgcatagtttttagacTCGGCCGGGTTCAAGGTCCGAGTTTCAGGTTTTGTCCGGGTCGCCTgggtcaatttgtttttttaaaaaattaaaacaacgttgttttagtaaaaaaacaaaagttaacggGTTACAAtcgagtttttgaccgggtcacacCAAGATTTTTCCTTcccatatttcttttttaacttggCTCAGTTCCAGTTCCAGATCAACAGGATTTcagattaacctgtcaaatcaaaccgaattttaaaactataattttatgtgaaaataaaagtacataaaaaaaaaaaagtaactagtAAAATTTTTGTGTTCGTGCAATTGTTATACACCTTTTAAAGTACGGACTGTCATCCTTAAAACGTGGagaaatcaaattgattttaCGGGCAACCTGGCATCATCTCAAAATTTGCTAGTGCTTCGCCTAAAGCGGCGATATTGCGGTCGTTGGCCACGGAACCGTACGTAACCAGATCCAAAATCACAGTATTTTCGAAAAGGTTGATATCATCTGTGTTTTCATGCTTTGCGGTTAGTACGATAGAATTTAGGGGTGAAAATTGGTttaaatgatttgatttgacttgatatataaacaaaaaaaaaaataaaaaaataaaaattgaacgaaaatagtttttttctttcacagtcttaaacaaaattaaattgaataaccaaaccaaattatctaaacagttttataatttttaaaataaaaaattcaatttaactcgtgagttttttaattatattatttttaagatgttattatttaataactttgatttttttttaatacggtttgatttgatttagattttttttttatttttgaaaagaaaactaatgatggtttttttttttaattttctaactaaaattatataaaaaattcaaaatactatCAATTTAGTTAactctaaattgatttttataaatatttcaaataattcaGTTCATTTTCTCATCCTTATTCACCATGTGAATTGAGAATGGACCACTAATGGTTACAAATAATGACACTTGGAGAATTCATAACTTGGAGGGAATGTATATATGAAGTCACCATGGGATTTGAAAAACTTAAGGTAGTATTGGACCACCGATTTTtgcaaattaaagaattaatgtgacgtttaaaattcataatttggaGTTACATTCTATTTTCACAGCTCATTATAGCTCTAATTAGTTGATTTAGAGTCAATTATTAAGCACAGAGACTCTAAACGGTTAATTATATAATAGAAAACTAGGGAATAGCTAATATTCCTCCTTGGTGTCTAATCATAACCATTTTTTCCCCTTAGCCAAACCATTGttttagaataattaaaatgttaatcAAATCTTCAAAAGAATCAATTACGTCATTACGCCACGTAACAAAATGGACCCACGTGCCATCAAATGATCGATCAGCCCCACCGATTTTTTTCTTCGCCTACACTTTcaattattcaatatatattttctcttcgACCACATGTAATATCGAACACAATCACATATGATATAATTTCATGTCACATGAACTACGTGGCACCATTAAGCCCGCCATCGAACATATCTttccaagaaacaaacaaagaaaagaaaatcaaaatgactTCATTAATTAGTTTACTTATGCTGTGGTTAACCTGTGACTGTATGGGATTTGAAAGTCTTTCGTTGACCAGCCACTAGCAACCCGtcgaagaaaaaagaaaagaaaaaaagtgatcTAAGTCACCACGTGGAAGCATCGGAAGACGCACAACCCATTTTGATTTTGCCAGCTCCCTCTCGCGCGTCTATATAAACTAACTAAAGCTCCGTTGTACCTTACTAATCCATTTCATAATTACTTGCACGAAACAGAAAATCAAGTCTCCTCCTCTTCagttctctctctttcccttgTAACTTCAGATAAAGGGTTAATAATTTCCCTTCGAGTTCATTGTGTTGTTTCCTAGCTAATCATGCCTGTCGGAGGGTTAGCGCCGGCGAAGGCCGGAGGAGTGGAGTTTGAGGCGAAGATAACTCCGATCGTCATCCTTTCTTGCATAATGGCTGCCACTGGTGGCCTCATGTTTGGCTATGACGTTGGGGTTTCAGGTTATTAATCCTTCCGTCCTCCCCTAACTCTTCATttcgttttcatttttttcttaaagcatGCTCAATTCTACTAAGAAGTTTCTGTGCATTCTTTGGACAACattgatttcagtttttttctctcctgaAAAAAGCTTAAATCTCTTTTAGACTTGATGGCGAAAACTCcttgatggataaaattaattgagacaTTTAGAGTTAGAGTTTGTGTATATTTTCCAAAAGAGTGAGGGTCAACTCCCGCCAAACAGACGGGAAGGTTCTGTTTCCTTCAGAATTACTATAATATCCCCGGTTAATGGGGGCAGAACACTGGGGTACTTTAGGAAATACAGTGATCCTAACCGTTGGCGTGAGGAGAGAGTTCGCTAGAGTTTTGGCAGCTGAGAGAGCACTGTTTGGTGGTTGGTATCGTTACTCAAACACCAATCAAAGTGTAGAATTTTCCCCGTGACTGATTTTGCTTCCCAAGGACGCGCCACCACTATTTcctcataaaattatttttttaaccccttttatatttagttgttttttaaaaattcttctaggccctttaatatttaattttttgaaatctttAAGATCCTTATTGTTtaattggatataaaaaaatttgatgatgttattaatttatgGATACGTTATTAatacatgatgatgatgatgatcaggTGGTGTTACATCAATGCCCGATTTCTTGGAAAAATTCTTCCCAGACGTTTATGGGAAAACCCAGGATCCCAATCTTAACAGCAATTACTGCAAGTACGATAATCAGAACTTGCAAATGTTCACATCATCGCTTTACTTGGCTGGCTTGGTAGCAACTTTCTTTGCATCATGGACTACTAGAAACCTAGGCAGGAAGCCAACCATGTTGATTGCTGGGTGTTTCTTTTTAGTTGGTGTGGTGATTAATGCTGCTGCTCAAGACCTTGCCATGCTCATTATTGGCAGGGTTTTACTTGGATGTGGAGTTGGTTTTGCTAATCAGGTTCGTATATTTACACCATCTGCTCTGCTATGTCAGtttgtaagatttttatatttatctctataatttattgcttttaaaaattaatttatttgattagtcAAAGAATCTTGGACACCTAGctggttaaaattgaaaaataaaacaattacgTGCATTTAAATTGTCGCTTCTCAAATATTTAGGAGTCAATAGTTTAATGTGAGAATTGAATTATGAATTGCGGGCTAAAGGTGGTTTCTGGGGGAGGCATCCAATCTAAGGAGTTTAATTAAGCAGAGCATAAAGGCCTATCAATATCCTGATGTGTTGCCGacataatttcattttcaaagttGGTAGTTAATCGATTGCGCAATTTACGAGACTGTAAATTGTGTTTCCATGATAAAAGCACCAATTAGGTGCTCTGTGATCGACAAGTCAGCTTGCTAGTCAAAGTGTTGAGatagattcttaattttcttttatgtcttCGAATCTTTTTGTGCCATGTATAATTTTCACAAACGTAATCCTTCGTGCACTGATGGGTGATAGTTACGGGATGAAATATGGGAGCTTATCATCAAATCAAAATGCATGACGAGCACATGTCATCCTTTTGGCTTTAAATACATTCTAGCCATTTGATGTTCTTACACTTGATCGAGACCTtttatctcttctcttttttggcTTGATCGTTGAAAGTGTCATATGACAAGGATGAAGGATGGATAGTGTGGAATTATCCATAAAAAGTGACAAAACCAATTTCATTGTATCTTGCTTCTTGCCTAAAgaatgattttctttgaaaagtcctttggttttttttattgaataacgTGATTTTGAAGGGCTGCAGGCTGTAGACCCTTCGCTATTTTTTTCCAACTGCTAGTCATAGCTTGTGTGGTGTGtacatttttgaattgtttatcCTATCCATGGACCTTAAACTCAACGCCTTGTGTGGAAAACGTTGTTGCTGATGTAAAAACATAAGAGCTGTCCTAAAGTCAAAATTGAATAGACAAGGGGtcgtttatatatttttttaactacttTGATAGTGCAATACCATATTCCGATTCAACAGTTTGAACATTAGTtgtcaagaaatttaaaattgtctTTTGTTTATTATATCTGATGATCTCAATTTCAATACATGACAGGCTGTGCCATTATTTTTATCTGAGATAGCACCTACAAGAATTCGTGGAGGATTAAACATACTCTTCCAGCTTAATGTGACCATTGGCATTCTCTTCGCTAACCTTGTCAATTATGGGACTGCAAAGTAAGTCTTCTTTTCCAACAACCTTACTTTATTgcaataacataaattataaagagaaaacaaacaGGATTGTAGAATAGTCACCGTTACAATATTATAACCACTTCTGTCTACATCTTGGTATCAAATTACGTGTGGACTGGAAAGACAATCACTTGGCAGGAAGTGTTAGAACTTAGAACTCGGGAACTTTTTTTATTCGAATATACTAAAAAACGCATGCAATCTTCCCCTTTGCATATATATCCACAGCTCCACTGTTGACATTAAGGTTAAGGATTAAGTTCGAAATAATCGAAGATCAACAACTTCCTTACCTACACAAGAGACGAAAAATCTTTGGCCGATGAAGACCAATATGAGAGTGGTTTGGCttaagtataaaaattaaaagaagatgaaatctTTGCACGACAGCATGAGGAAGCAAGATAAATCTCAATCGTCTACCTCCAAcctattaattttagtttctttttgtcCATGACAATCAAAATACTTGTCATTTGTGCAAATCTGATGTGCTACCCTATAGTCTGATGCCATCCCCCTATATACTTCACAAGCCACATGAAACTAGGATGACTATTACAAATTTAGGCTATATTCTTACTTTTGCtgctaataattaatttgttaattatatttgcGGGGTGCCTTATCTAAACAGAATCAAAGGAGGATGGGGTTGGAGACTCTCATTGGGCTTGGCTGGTTTTCCGGCACTTCTCTTAACCGCAGGGGCTCTCCTGGTGTTAGAAACCCCTAACAGCCTCATTGAGCGTGGTCGCCTGGATGAAGGAAAAACTGTGCTTAGAAAGATTCGTGGTACAGATAAGATTGAACCAGAGTTCTTGGAGCTCGTTGAAGCAAGCCGAGTGGCAAAAGAAGTAAAACATCCTTTCAGAAATCTCCTCAAGAGGAGGAATTGGCCCCAACTAGCTATAACAATAGCCTTGCAGGTCAGTACTTTTCAATGAATGGAAACTGTAACTGACATCTTCCATCAACTTGGTTAAATTTAAGAGGCATTTAGACTGCAATATGTATCAACGTGAATTCACTATGATACTTGCCGAACATAATAATGAGGACCTGATTAacctaacaaattaaaaagcacGTTTCAGTTTTCGATCATACCATATAGTTTTCACCAGTTTAGTTATCCGTAATACCTCATTACCTTGTATTCCAAAGATTTGGCCTGATGATCTTTAATTCACTGTTGCAACAGATCTTCCAGCAATTCACAGGAATCAATGCAATCATGTTTTATGCACCGGTTCTATTTGACACCGTGGGATTCGGCAGTGATGCTTCCCTTTATTCAGCTGTTATAATTGGGGCTGTCAACGTTCTTTCCACCTGTGTATCCATCTACTCAGTGGACAAAATAGGTCGCAGGATGCTCTTATTGGAAGCTGGTGTCCAAATGTTCTTCTCTCAAGTGGTAATAGCAATACTACTGGGAATTAAGGTTAAAGACAACTCTAATGACCTTCATCGTGGTTTCGCAGTTCTAGTAGTTTTGATGGTGTGCACATTTGTCTCTGCCTTTGCATGGTCTTGGGGGCCTCTAGGATGGCTAATCCCCAGTGAAACTTTTCCATTGGAGACTCGCTCAGCTGGTCAAAGCGTCACTGTCTGTGTCAACTTGATCTTCACTTTTGTTATGGCACAGTCCTTCCTCTCCATGCTCTGCACTTTGAAGTTTggcatcttcttgttcttctctaGCTGGGTGCTCATCATGTCAATATTTGTGGTATTTCTGCTGCCGGAGACGAAGAATATACCTATTGAAGAGATGACTGAGAGAGTGTGGAAGAAACATTGGTTCTGGAAGAGATTTATGGACAACAATGAGGAGGTAGCAGCAACTGGAACTAATGGTGACCACTCACCGAAAAAGGGGCATTCTAATGGACTTGATCCTGCTTCCCAGTTGTAAATTTGAGGGTTTTTAAGGATACTGCAAAATGAATATCGAATAGCTATCAAATTTTCCACGTGTCCGCTCTAGGATATGATTGTAAAAAATCTAGTGCCGGTGGGatttttacattgttttatgttttatatctGCCCTACCTTATACCTTAATGAGAAGTTCTTCTATTTGCTTTGATTACTTGGCGAGTTGGCTCTCATAACTAATTACCATCTGATTAATACCTTTAGGCCTCATCATCCTGGCAATACTAGGGTTTGGGCCTTTGGGCCGGGTTTCTCACCACCCTTCCGCCATACACCACCAAAGAAAAAGGCCATATATTTGGGCTCAAGCCCGGTTCTATAATATTGGGCTATTTTCTGGTAGCTAAACTAGCCAGCGTACTTGTATCTTTTCTTATATGTTGAAAGAGATTATTCCACGACTAGGCTTAGAGCTCGATGATCCTAACAATTTACTGTCGAAATTTACCTaacaaataaattgataaaacaaaGAGTGAAAATTTAAGATTCCAAAAAGAGCATGGAAGGGCAATCGATGCGTAAAAGGTCCTTTACAAGCTTAATTtatgcatataatatatatgaggTTATATGGGATCTACTTAAATGAGCGTTTCTCCTCCTAATTGTCAATTTCTCCACCAACCAAAGTCTTCGACACTATATCCCACTAAATTGACTATATATTCTAActgcaatgaaaataaatttgtttaattaacctCGGAGGCTCAATATGGAGGGCGATGGAATGGTgagataaagaaataaatacaaGCAGGACTGATTCATAGAAGCTGCGATTGTGCCCAGGGAAAAACTTTGTCTTCATAGCCTCTTTGACACGGTGTGACAAGAGGCCCTTCTGTTCTCAGTGccattctttttattgggcATGCAGCCTAGAGTCTTAGATAAATGGTTATTGACTAAGATTTTCTCAAATTCTGTCTTAAATTCACTCGACTAACATCTGGGATCGAGAGAAATGCTAATATTCAATTTACtggttaattttctttattagcATACCGCTGCTCTACGGTAGCCAAGTGACATCatcgctattttttttttaatcaaagacTTGAAACGGGAGTTTACCTAAAAAAAGTGTTACAAAATTTGAGTTGAGAAGAAGAAGTTGTTGGATAGAGAAATATGCTGGTGAAGAGCAGTAGCGTAGCGTAGCGGAGGTTGCGACACCATACTTGTCCGATGAACAAAGTAAGCAGTTTGACTCTACCGGTAGGAAGTAATAATGGTGGGCTCGTGATCATTGCGCTGGCATCCCACCACTCACCAACACCTATGATTCTTTCCTTTCAAGTTGCTACATGCCGAAAACAGCGGGGATGGGTGAGGCAACAACCATATCAAACCTAATTcgcttttcaaattttttttaacctccaGATTCGAATATTGTTAACTCTTTCagtgtaattataattttcttctccactaaaataaaatttaacattagctttcaagtatattattttttttcccatgattcattgattattattaaattaatcatggaaaaataattttttttctcattttaattgtatagtaaaacaactaaaatatgattttcaagcaaaataatttaaaatttaccttAAGGGgtgttcttgtatttttataatgattttttttaattataatgtaagCCTAAtggtaatttgatatttaatcaaatataaaaataacaaacaattaaaaagtacaataaaacaatgaaaaaataattaaaagcaaatattttaaaattgaagttaaggaaattttttgtctttttacaatgattttttttttatattatcaagtggagcaatttgatatttaactaaatataaaaaaattaaaaaacaaacaaaaaggcaGGTTTTGGGAGCGCCCGCGCCTTTTGGGCGTCTCGTGTGGCGCCTCCCAGCATCAAAAaatgctttttcatttttttcttggctcttttgtaaaaattatttttttttaatttcaccttttaatcaatatatttattttttatgttaattttaatcctcgttcttttgatttttctaggtatttttgctaaattaatttttcttttcaatttcaccattcgaaccatatataaaatttattttttatttttttaattgctatttttcaattgaatattttttttatataatttagattcttttttcaatcccattatttaatatttgattgattgagaattgaatttcatattttttctagatACAATGTTTCAAGTTTAATGGCtcaggtttgaaaagttaacacgatttttttaaaaaaataaactttataatttttttataaggttatttcaatctcatgatcCGAGCTATAAATTTGACGAAATATCCTAGATTGACCTTGATTAATGAGGTTTTAGATTTGTTATACTAGCTTAGGTTGATTAGGATCaactttttatgtcttttttcttatcccatcttgttcttttatatttaatgagtTGTTAATTGAGATAAAtcgtttatattattttgatttttttttaagtaatcctaatcactttttttttaaaaaaatttgatttatttattgtttttaactttGTATTTgtgtctaattaaaataaaaccatcttatttaattttaaatctataaatcaAGTTgcaataccttttttttaatagaaaaacatgACTGTGATGTTGATACCTCGACATCATTTcttatggaaaaaaattacttcacaTGAACACTTGACATATTTGGTTTAGAGTTTCTCAACGACAACGCGGAGGTCTTTTGTCTCAAATGTTGTCCTTAAACAATCTACACGTCAACAATGAAATCATTTAAACGACAAACCTAtacccttttccttttaaactGCTCATAATAAATTACTTTACACCTAGACACGTGTGATAGTTTGTCCTTCTTCCGTCTAAAAATTCTGAAGGGAAAAGatcaataaaagaattttataagTGCACGGTCTCTCGTTCCTTGTAGTTTGGAGTTTGGACCTCCGTCGTCAATTTACTGTAAAAGGGTCCTCAATCGCATATATTAAGATATATGGGGGACCAAAGTCTCATTTTCTTAAAATCTATCATCATTAAATGACACCAAGCTGCCAGCCAAACCCCATGTAAATTCCAAAAGATTTATAAACGCCTAAAGTGAAAGGTGCCTCTCCAGTTCTCATAACTCAATTCAAGCAAAACAAACCCACCAAGCATCTCGATTTTCACAGTTTTGAGGCCATGGCTTTGGTGATGAGGGCCGTGGCTCTGCTGACAGTAATGACATTAATGCTGGAGTTGATCCATGCAGCGGTGTACAAGGTTGGGGACTCTGCTGGTTGGACCGCTAGcggtaacattgactacaaacAATGGTCTGCTACCAAGACATTTCAAGTTGGTGACGTAATCCGTAAGTTAATTCCATTGCCCTTTCTTCCCTCATCAATCTTTACTTTTTATGGCTGCATTTGGGTTGTCCATTCGACTTTACATTTCATAATTCTGGGGGTTCTCATTTTCCATACAAACCATAATCTCGTAGGCTAAAATTGATAGTTTCAGTTTCCAGTCACCAATGTTTTCttagaaatattgttttatggTTTCCATATAAATCTCAAAATCTGGTTATTGGCGGACAAGTTCTGCTAGTATCGTGCCTTTCCAACTCTGCTATATTTGCTTTACAATTTACCCCTCGTGGCCTCTCATTGTAATTAGGTGGGTTAGCATAATGCGTGCAGATCAAGACTAGCAGCAGCAAACTTTCCTGTCTGTTCCCTCTCCCTCGCATAATTTCTTTGCTTGTTTGTTCTGGATTCAACGTTTTGATGTTTGGTCTTGACGGGTAGTGTTGTTAAATCCCAGGTGGCTGTCCCTGTGGCAAGCTCACTGTGCATGTAAACTGGCCTTAATTATTAGCACAAAAAAGTATTATACTAGAACAGTTGATATTTAGTCACCACATATGTGGGTGACCTGTAATCCTCAAGTGCGCTGAGCAATTTTAGCTCCAACGTTTAGTTGCTAAGATTTCATGATGATATTGGTGGGCCATGCAAATGCTAGCATGGATGTATATTATATGTTGCCCCCACCATAGCAACTCTGACCCTTCTGTTCAATAATGATGAATCGCACTCAGCATGCTACATTCCCCTATATAGTCCATCACATAGACGCCGTAACTTTCGTGATTTGGCATGATAATGTCGGTATGGGTCTCTTTCTTTTGAGACATTTCATGCGAGGTGGGAGGCAAGTAAAACATCACATCCATTCGTACAATTTATGGAAATGACGAGGAAAATAAGAAGTTTCTTGCTCTGGttaaaggggggggggggggggggtaaagCTAATATTCCAAAGCTTTAATGACCGTCTTTTTCTTGACTTTGCTTAGTTTAGGCATATGTTGAAAGGTATGCTTTAATCCATTCACctgatttcttttgtttctgtAAGTACAAACTGAAAGGCAAGTAATGTATTGTGGATGAGAATGGAATGGAGATCATTAATATTTGTAGTAAAGTGAAGATGCTCTTCAATTCACCCCTTTTTAAAGAaggcatattttattttcatagacTTAAATAGCAATATACAGTGCCGACTAATGCAATAGATCCTTGGAGTTCTCGTCATTCATCTTGCACATCAGTATATTTGCCATTTTGCTAGCTTTTTGCTCAGGATTTATATCTTCATGTCCTTTTAATTGTGGTTCTACCTAAAACTATACATGCACTTACATGTTGACCGTCAATGGGTGTATCAGTTTTCGAATACAATGCTCAATTTCACAATGTGATGCGAGTTACACATGCAATGTACAAAGCATGCAATACCTCTGCCCCTATGGCAACCTACACCACCGGCAATGATTCAATCACTATCAAGACTCGTCGTCACCATTTCTTTTTCTGTGGTGTCCCTGGCCATTGCCAAGCTGGACAGAAAGTTGACATTAATGTGCTACGGAGCGATGAAAGGGCACAAACTCCTGCATCTTCTTCAATGTCCTCCCCGCCAGTTCCTTCTGCCAAAGTAGCCGGGCCGGCCTCAAGTAATGCCTTGTCATTGAAGGCTTTGAGAAGTCCTTTTGGTAGCTTTGGTTTGGCAATGGCTGTTTTGGCAacgtttttttatatcaatcttGCTTAATTTGGAGGCTTTGTTGTGCTGAGAATTCGGGGGACGATAGATGTTCTGCAGGTCAATGCAATCAAAAAAGTTATCTATAATCATTTTGTTAGAAACTTTAATCAATTGCTTGGATTGAACTCTGAACCTGGTACAAGGATGAGTTCATATGATAGACCCTATCGGCAGTGGATAGAACATGGTGTGAGTTTTGATCTCTGGTGTATAGAGATGGGCGGCGCACCTGCTTCTCAAAGTCTCTGTTGTTTTGCCGCtcaaagttttaatttcaaataagcaaaCTACCGTTAATATAAATCACATTTCTTGCAGACACATATATTAGCAGATGGCTAGGCATAAGGCAAATGTAATTtctggttttcaagaaagtaagCTGTAATTTCCGAAACTCAAGTACCATACATATTCCAATCACAAATGAGAAAGAACCTCGTTCAACACAAATCATCTGTCCTCCCAAAaccaaactaagaaaaaaacatcattaattcaataaaataaactgcATTCAGTAGAAACATGAATTCAAGATGCCTACTTCCAGGAGACGCTTTCAAGCTTCCAAAATCCAAACAGGTATAATCAGCATACGTACACACCAAAATCTTTAAACTGCcttatttgactttttttttatcacattggACTTTATCTTCTACCACTTAATTACGATTACCATTAATCCATGAATCTTTTCCAGACCGGATGCTGCTTCCAAACTCTTTCAACCATAAGATCTATTGGCACATTCTTTGTCTCCGGCAACAGGAAATACACAAACAACCCCATTTTGAGAATCCAGccagcaaagaagaaaaatataaaggcaCGCATATGACACAGCATCGATAAGAATGCCTGAGCTATGAGGAAAGTGAAGAGCATGTTTGAGCTAACTGCAAAGGCGAACCCTGCAGTTCTGGTCTCTTGAGGAAATGTTTCACTTGGTatcagccagccaagaggaccCCAGGACCATGCAAAGGACATGACAAACATACACACCAGCACCACAACAAAAGCTGCTTGTAATTTGGTAAGTGAGCCTGTAGTTGTCAAGAAAGCTAGTAAAATTCCTCCAATTGCAGTCTGCATCACAGAAACTTTTCATTCAGCAAAACAGATAAACTGCAAAATACGTCATACAAGTATACTCCAGCAGATTTGGCAATAAAATTAAAGGCAAACAGAAAGGAATGTTGACCTGGCTTATTAACATCTGCACGCAGGCTTGAAGAAGCAGAACCCTCCTCCCAACCTTATCCACATAAAAGATGGAGACCAATGTGCTAAGCACATTTACAATTCCAGTTATCACAGCTGACAAAAGTGAAGCATCATTTTTGAATCCAACGGTTTGAAACAGGACAGGTGCATAAAACATTATAGCATTGATTCCTGTAAGCTGTTGAAAGACTTGCAACAGGATGCCTATAATTAGT includes:
- the LOC7459030 gene encoding sugar transport protein 13, encoding MPVGGLAPAKAGGVEFEAKITPIVILSCIMAATGGLMFGYDVGVSGGVTSMPDFLEKFFPDVYGKTQDPNLNSNYCKYDNQNLQMFTSSLYLAGLVATFFASWTTRNLGRKPTMLIAGCFFLVGVVINAAAQDLAMLIIGRVLLGCGVGFANQAVPLFLSEIAPTRIRGGLNILFQLNVTIGILFANLVNYGTAKIKGGWGWRLSLGLAGFPALLLTAGALLVLETPNSLIERGRLDEGKTVLRKIRGTDKIEPEFLELVEASRVAKEVKHPFRNLLKRRNWPQLAITIALQIFQQFTGINAIMFYAPVLFDTVGFGSDASLYSAVIIGAVNVLSTCVSIYSVDKIGRRMLLLEAGVQMFFSQVVIAILLGIKVKDNSNDLHRGFAVLVVLMVCTFVSAFAWSWGPLGWLIPSETFPLETRSAGQSVTVCVNLIFTFVMAQSFLSMLCTLKFGIFLFFSSWVLIMSIFVVFLLPETKNIPIEEMTERVWKKHWFWKRFMDNNEEVAATGTNGDHSPKKGHSNGLDPASQL
- the LOC7474219 gene encoding mavicyanin, giving the protein MALVMRAVALLTVMTLMLELIHAAVYKVGDSAGWTASGNIDYKQWSATKTFQVGDVILFEYNAQFHNVMRVTHAMYKACNTSAPMATYTTGNDSITIKTRRHHFFFCGVPGHCQAGQKVDINVLRSDERAQTPASSSMSSPPVPSAKVAGPASSNALSLKALRSPFGSFGLAMAVLATFFYINLA